The sequence CCGCTCGGAAACGGATTGTCGGCTGGTGCACTACCATCGGCGTTAATACGGAGTACCTTACCTAAATAGTTGTCCAGCGTCTGTGAATTTGCTGGTGTCGCATTTTCGCCAACGCCTATGTAGAGTTTACCATCTTTGCCGAAGGTCATGGCTCCACCATTATGATTGGATGCGTTACCTAATGGATCTAGATCCAGAATTGCCGTCTCGCTTCCTGGCACAACCACATCGCCATTGGCTACGAATCGGCTAATGCGATTGTGTAGCTGCGGAGCCGGAACAGTATAATATAAATAGATAAAGTGATTACTGGCAAAATTGGGATCAAAGGCCAGGCCGAGTAAGCCTCGTTCACCGGTCGAGTCGACAGTCAGTTTCACAAAAGGAGCGGCCAATAAGCTTCCGTTTTTAATAACGCGTAATGCGCCACCCTGTTGAGTGATAAAAATTCGTCCATCGGGGGCAAAAGCCATAGCGGTAGGAGTATTAATGCCCGTAGCTACTGGAACCTGGCTAAAGTTGGCTGGATACGTTTGCGCCTGTAGAAGGTTTACAGTGCCTAACACCAAAGCCAGAAAAAGTAAAAATTGACTGTTCTGCCTGCACAGCCATACCAGTTTTGAGCATTTAGCAGTACGTTGTAAAAATTTGTAGAAAGTAGTCATAAAGCGTTGTGTTAAAGAGAAATACATTCATTATTTATAGGATCAAACTGTGATTTATTTTACAATGTTTATTAATTTATCGTGTTGTAAATAAATAGTAGTTAAAAGGGCTTTTTGGATGTATGCCTATAACTAAGTTGTTTCGATTCGTATCTCACGTATCATTTAAACGCCACGTTGAGATGCCTGTTAATGCTCTATCGCGGCTTTGATTGTAGCCGATATGCTTCACTTGAAATCACGATTATCAATAAATGCTAAATTTTTTTTCAACTTCCTGTAACCTTTGCTGAAAGGTGCAGTTTCCAGTTCCAAATGCTGTAAATCCACGTCTATCCGGTTGAACGCGCTAACAGATAACTCACTCATGCTCCAGGTAAAGGCGGGCAATCTGGATAAGATGGGCCTACTTTTCGAGCGATACCACCGACCGTTGTTCGGTTTCCTGTTCCATATGACAGGACAGACTGAATCCAGCGAGGATATGGTGCAGACAGTGTTTTATCGGATGTTAAAATATCGTCACACGTTCACTGGCGAAGGGGAGTTTCGAAGCTGGATGTATCATTTGGCCCGGAACGTACTGGCTGACCAGGCGAAACAGAACAAACGTGTGGCGAATCATGCCAACGTCAACGAGATGGCCGAACGAATTGGGGGAGGAATTGATGCTGACGAGCAGTTACAGCAGGAACAGGATCGGGATATGCTCCATAAAGCACTGGCCAGGCTAAATGAAGACCATCGCGAAGTGTTGATTTTGAGTCGATTCCAGGAATTAAAGTACGAAGAAATTGCCCGCGTGCTGAATATAACGGAAGGTGCCGTAAAGGTGAGGGTCTATCGGGCTATGAATGAATTGAAGCGTATTTATTTAACAATTGAAACTGGTCGAAAAGCACATGAACTGTAAAAATGCCAATGAGCAATTTACCGAGTGGCTGAGTAACCAGTTACCGGAAGCCGAACGGCTGGAACTGGAAGCACACATGATCGGATGTCCTGATTGTCAACAGGAAGCCGATTCAATGCAGCAACTCTGGCAGCAGATGGGCACATTGCCCGTACCTGAACCCAGTGAACGAATGCGTGTTCAGTTCAATAGGATGCTTGATACGTATAAAGACACCATTAAAGCTGAGCAACCAACCTGGCTGGAACGTTTTATCGAGCAACTGCGCACGCTTTTGACGCCACAGGGAGCCTTACGACTGGCTTATAGCCTCGCACTGATCGGAATCGGGATTGGGGCTGGGTATTGGTTCCAGGATAAACCAACCGTTGCTTCTCAACAGCAGATCGACTCGCTGTCGTTGCAGGTTCAGGAGATGCGCCAGATGATGCTCCTGTCATTGATTGAAAACCCATCGGCCTCTGAACGGCTGCGGGCAGTGAGCTATACGGACGAAATCAATCAGGCCGATGAACGTGTAGTAGAAGCGCTGTTAACGACGCTCAATAACGACCCGAACGTGAATGTGCGTCTAGTGACACTCGAAGCACTGGCTAAACTGGCCGATGATTCGAAGGTTCGTCAGGGACTGGTGCAGTCGCTGACCCAGCAGGATTCTCCGCTTGTACAGGTGGCGCTGGCCGATGTGATGGTAAAACTGCAAGAGAAAAAGTCGATAAAACCGCTTCGTCAAATGCTTCGTCAGGAACATCTGAACGACCTGGTTAAAACTAAAATTCAGGAAAGTATCAAAGCCTTATCGTAAGGTAGTCCAGTAAATACCCTAAATCAAAAATCAGATCATGAAACTATTTCTCATCCCCTGTTTAGCGGGATTGGTGCTCGCTTGTGCCCAATCGCCGGTCAGTGCCCAGGAATTTAAGGAGCATGTTACGAAAGAGTTTGCGGCTCCAAACGGTGGTACACTGGTCATCTACAACATTAACGGGTTTATTAAGGTCGAAGGGTATTCTGGCGACAAGGTTGTGCTGGACATCGACAAAACAATTAAAGCAAAAGACAAAGACGTGCTGGAAACGGGCAAAAAAGAGTTTAAGCTTGAATTTGAGCAAAAAGGTGACAGCATTATTGCGTACATCGCTGAACCGTTCGATTCCCGGCCAAATCGTAACTGGCGCGACAGAGATCATGACCGTCGTATCCATTATGACTTTACGCTCGATTTCACGATCAAGATCCCTTACAAAATGAATCTGCACGCGTCGACAATTAATCGGGGCAACGTAGATGTGAAAGATGTTGGTGGCTCACTGAAAGCAAACAATGTAAACGGTGCCATTGGCATCGTGAACGCCAAAGGAGCTACGGATGTACACACAATCAATGGCGATGTGGTAATCAACTACCTGGCTAGCCCCCCCGATAAGTCATCGTATTATACGCTGAATGGCAACATTCGGGTTAGCTACCCCGCTAATCTTTCTGCTGATCTACAGTTTAAAAGCTTTCAGGGGGAATTCTATACGGATTTTCCCGACGCCGAAATCTTGCCAGTGCAGGTCACCAAAAATCAGGAACGACGGGGCGAAACCACCGTATATAAGCTCAATAAGAATACTGCCATCCGGATTGGCAGTGGGGGAAAAACATTCCGGTTTGAGACGTTCAATGGTAACATTTACATTAAAAAACAATCCTGACTACAATGACTACAATTAAGTTTTTAATAAACAGTTTATTGCTTCTGTTCATGTTCTGGGCTTCTCCGCTGGCCGCCCAGAGCGATGTAAAGGAGCAGATTGTCGTGCCACTAAGTGACCCGGCAAAGCCTGCCTTTCTGAATGTGGGTTTAGTAAATGGCTCAATCCGGGTGGTTGGCGGTACGGGTAAAGATATCGTGATCGACGCAGTTGCCGCTTCTCGCCGGAGCGATCGGGAACGAGACCGGGAAAGAGAAGAGAGGGCAGACGCCAACTCGAACGGAATGAAGCGAATTTCCAGCGGAGCGGGCATGGAGGTTAGTGCCGAAGAAAAAGATAACCATGTTAAGGTTAGCTCTGATTCTTGGAAACGTTCAGTTGATTTGACCATTAAAGTGCCACAACGCTGTTCTTTGAAACTGAACACAGTGAATAATGGCGAAATTACAGTTGAAAACGTGACCGGAACCCTGGAAGTTACGAACGTGAATGGCGCGATCCAGCTCACAAATATATCGGGTTCGGCGGTAGCCAATACGGTAAATGGTAATCTCACGGCTGCCTTTAAGACGCTCGATTCAGATACACCGATGGCTTTTTCAACCTTGAATGGCAATGTCGACGTTACCTTCCCGGCTAATGCGAAGGCGTCGGTCAAGCTAAAATCTGATCGGGGCGACATCTTCAGCGATTTCGATATCGATGTGGATAAGAGCCAGCCCAAGGGAACCCGTAGCGAAAAAAATGGTATGTACCGGGTAACGGTAGAAGACTGGGTTAAGGGGAAAATTAATGGTGGTGGCCCCGAAATGATGATGAAAAATATGCACGGAAATATTTATATCCGTAAGGCGAAATAAATAGCTATAAATCCCAACGCCCGATCGTCACCGATTCCATTACGTTAAGCAATGGAATCGGTGACGATCGGGCGTTGGCTATGGGCACAAAAAAAGAAAGTCGCCACGCAAGCAGGTGGGACTTTCTGGTTAAAACCTATGATGGTACACTCTAATTAATTGGGAGCCTGTCAGTCCTTACTGTTGTCCAGACAGAAAATAAGTAGCTTCAACTTCTATAATGAATAATTTACAGACTAAACGATAAATAGTCTGGTAATTGATCTAGAGATAAATAGCTCTATCAACTCTAAATGATGAACCATTACTGTATAATACTACAAAGGAATAGTATTTTTTTAAGAGATAGTTTCATTAAATTAGCTACTTTTACCATTAAATTAACAATTGACGCTGGTAGTGTATCATCAGGTGGTTAATTCATAGGTATGAGGCCGCAATTATTAAAAGTCCCCTTGTCATCCGAATGCTCGTTTAGTATTCGGCAGGATGTGGTGCCGTATTTCTATAATCGTTGGCATTATCATCCTGAAATTGAACTGGTGCATCTTGAAAAGGGGAGAGGCACACAGTTTGTAGGCGATAATATTCAAAACTTTCAGGAAGGAGATGTATTGTTGATCGGGTCAAACCTGCCTCACTACTGGCGGTGCGACCCCGTTTATTTTGACAATCAGGTGGGCTTGGTTGCTCAGGCGACCGTTGTGCATTTTCGCGATAATTTTTGGGGTGATACTTTTCTCCAATTACCTGAAAATCGGTTGATTGCTCAGTTTTTGGAAAAGTCAAGACAAGGAATTCGGTTGCATGGGCAGACGAAGGAGGAAACGAAACGATTGCTGGCTCGAATGCTTGCTGAGAAATGTCCCACCCAGATCGGCACCACCCGAATTATTTCACTGATTCAGGTGCTGTCAATGCTGGCGCAATCAACTGAAATAGAATTGCTTTCTACAGTCGATTATCCGAATCATTTCGACGATGCCGATACCGATCGGATCAATCAAATCTATGCCTATTCGATTGCTCATTTTCGGCGGAAGATTTCACTGGATGAAATTGCCAAAGTTGCCAACATGAGCCCAAATTCATTTTGCCGTTATTTCAAATCCCGCAGTCGCAAATCATACTCGCATTTTTTGCTGGAACTGCGGGTGCAACATGCCTGCAAACTACTTATTGAAGGCCGGCTAAGCATTGCCCAGGTTTGTTACGAAAGCGGCTTCAATCAGTTTTCGGGCTTCAATAAATATTTCAAGCTAATAACGGGTAAAAGCCCGATGCACTATCAAAAGGCATTTGGTGAAGCAGGCTGATGATTACCACAAAGTCCACAAAATACCACATGATAACGCCATAAAGAAGTGCCCGATCAACCGATTGTGGCCAATTGCCGACTCTTTTTACTGCTGGTTTTCCGTTGCTTTTATCGCCTAAACTTTAGAAGGTTCTGTAAGAAAATGAAAAAACTCGTCCTCCTGATTCTATTGATGTCCGAGTTGAATGGGCTGGCACAGACCAATGTTTGGAAACCGCAAACCTGGCCTGTATTAAAACGCTACGATCAGCAACATCTCACTCGGATTGCATTGCCATTAGGTGGTATAGGTACTGGTACTGTATCGCTCGGTGGGCGCGGGCAATTGCAGGATTGGGAAATTATGAACCGGCCAGCAAAGGGCTATAGTACTGTTCTGACGGGCAATACCGCTCCATTCTTTGCGATTCATCTGCTGGAGGAAAAGAAAACCAGAGCGCTGCTGGGGCCGCTCGAAGCCCACGAGTACCAACACATGGAAGGGCGTCCAGTTGATCATCATGGCTTGCCACGTTTTGCGAAAGCCAGTTTTGAGACGGCTTATCCCTTTGGCCAGGTTAGTCTAAGCGATCCTGCTATGCCCGTTTCCGTGCAGATCAAGGGTTTCAACCCACTCATTCCGGCCGATGCGAATGCCAGTGGTTTACCCATTGCGGTGCTAACGTATCAAGTGACAAATACTGGCAATCAGCCTTTAACGGTATCCGTATGTGGTTCCATGCACAATTTTATTGGGCGCGATGGCAGCAAAACCAATAAGTCATGGAAAGGTGAATTGGAACCACAGGGCGCTCAAAAAAATCGGAACCAGTTTCGGCAGGGAAATGGCTTTCAGGGAATCTATCTGTACTCCGATGGTGTCGATAAGGCAGACCCTGCTTGGGGAACAGTTGCCCTAACAACGGCAGAGCCTCGGGGTGTCAGCTATCGCACGTCATCGGTATCGAACGCCTGGGAAAATGCACTACTCGATTTCTGGGATGACTTTAGCGATGATGGCAGGCTAACCGAAAAGACTGCTTCGGCGGATGAAGACCCGATGGCTTCGCTGGCGGTGCAAAAGAAAATAGAGCCAAACAAAACAGAAACATTTACCTTTTTTCTGACCTGGCATTTCCCCAATCGGTTTGCCTGGTCACGCGAGCGGGTAGGGAATTTTTATACGACCCAATACGCCGATGCCTGGGCAGTTGCTGACAAGACCATACAATTCATTCCAGCACTTGAGCAGAAAACAATAGCATTCGTTCAGGCACTCCTGCAAAGCGATTACCCGGCAGAGGTGAAGGAGGCTGCTCTGTTCAATTTAAGTACGCTTCGATCTCAAACCGTATTTCGTACTGACGATGGCCGACTATTTGGGTGGGAAGGCGTTATGGATGACATTGGTTCCTGTCATGGGTCGTGTACGCACGTCTGGAACTACGAGCAGGCTACGGCCTTTTTGTTCGGTGATCTGGCCAGAACCATGCGTGATGTCGAGTTTAATTATGCCCTCGACACAACCGGTTTGATGAGTTTTCGGGTAGGGTTGCCATTGAAACCCGGTTTTGGTGGCGGAGTTGCGGCCGCCGATGGGCAAATGGGGACAATAATGAAGTTCTACCGTGACTGGCAGCTATCGGGTGATATGAATTTTCTGACCAGAAACTGGCCAAATGTAAAACGGACGCTGGCCTTTGCCTGGGTGCCGGGAGGTTGGGATGCCGACAAGGACGGTGTTATGGAAGGAGCGCAGCACAACACGATGGATGTGGAGTATTTTGGACCAAATCCACAGATGCAGTTCTGGTATCTTGGTGCACTGAAGGCCGCTTCAAAGATGGCCGAAGCCATGAAGGACATTGCTTTTGCCAAAACCTGCGATCAGATTTTCAGAATCGGAAGCGCCTGGACCGATGCGAACCTGTTTAACGGCGACTATTACGAACAGCAGGTAATTCCTCCGGCGGGTCAGTTAATCGCCAAAGGCACTTTTTCCGGATTTAATAAAATACAACAGGAAGATCCGGCGTATCAGTTGGCCAAGGGCTGTCTGGTCGATCAATTGGTTGGCCAGTTTATGGCTCACGTCTGTGATTTAGGCTATCTGGTGAAGCCAGAACACGTGCAGGCCACCCTGCAATCGATTCTGAAGTATAATTACCGGTCATCCATGACCGACCACTTCAATAATATGCGTTCATACGCTCTGGGCGATGAAGCTGCTCTATTGATGGCCAGCTGGCCCAAAGGACGCCCAAAAGTACCATTTCCGTATTTTGCCGAGGTTATGACTGGCTTTGAATACACGGCTGCTATTGGCATGCTTTATGAAAACCAGACCGAATCGGGTTTGCGCTGCATTCGTAACATTCGGAATCGGTTTGACGGGAGCAAACGGAATCCGTTCGACGAAGCCGAATGTGGTCATCATTATGCACGAGCCATGGTGAGCTGGGCGTCAACGCTGGCGTTGAGCGGCTTTCATTATTCGGGGATAAGCCAGATGATGAGCTTCACTGATCAGGAAGGCACTTATTTCTGGTCGAATGGATACGCCTGGGGTACGTGCGCCAAGAAAAAAGCAGGAAATCAAGTGCAGGTAACGCTCCATGTGATGCACGGAGCGTTACCGTTGAAAATGCTACAGGTCGGCAAAAAATCTGTCAATGCCAGGTCTTTGAAAGAAGGCGAATTATTTACTGCAACGGTCAACTAGTTCACTCAATCCCTAATTATTCTGCTTCTGGATGACTGGAATTAGTTTCTGCAACTCCTTGAAGCGGGCTTCGTCGGGTGCCGGATCCGCAATGGGAAGCTTTTTTAATTCATCGATCAAAATGCTGCCGACGATCAGGCGCATGTTCTTTTTGTCGTCGGCAGGAATGACGTACCAGGGCGAATTATCGGTGGCTGTTTCATTGATGCACGTTTCGTATGCATCCTGATAATCGTCCCAGAAATCCCTTTCCTTAACATCGCCCTCTTCAAATTTCCAGTTTTTTTCTGGATCCTGAATCCGGGCGATGAGTCGATCTGCCTGTTCTTTTTTGGAAATATGCAGGTAAAATTTAACGGTCGGAAAACCATTTCGATACAAGTACTTTTCCATATCGCGAATGGCCTCAAATCGTTGCTTGAACAATTTGTCTATGTCAGCAGTGGCTTTTTCAGGTAGACGCTGACTTTGGGTTAAAATTTCCGGATGAACCTTCGTTACCAGCACTTCTTCGTAATACGAGCGATTAAAAATTCCGATTGTACCTCGCTCAGGAAGATCACGCCAGCTGCGCCATAGAAAATCATGGTCTAGTTCCTGATCGGTTGGGCGTTTGAACGACGATATATGCACACCTACTGGGTTCGTGCCCGTAAAAACGTGCTGAATGGTGCCATCTTTACCGGCAGCGTCAAGCGCCTGAAAGACAACAATTAGCCCATAATGATTATGAATGTACATACGCTCCTGCCATTTATCAATTTCTTCGGCCTGCTGGCGGAGCAACGCCTGATAATGAACGTCATCTTCGTAAAGATCATCAACTTTAGTTGGGGCTTTTTTAATCTTGAACGGTTTGTCGCCGTCGTAGCGGAAGCGGTCGGTATCTAAATCTTTCACAGGATATGGGCGCAAACTTTACGCGAGTCAGTTACGTTACTAATACAGCTAACAACCAGAATTTCATGTAATGGTTGTCAGCTATTTCTACAACTGGTGTTGCCTGGCCAAATATACCTGCGAGAGCAGCTATACGCAAAGCCAACAGCCTTGATTAAGCACCCTACGTATGACAACAAATCAATCAAAGAACCTCGAAAAAGCTACATTTGGTACGGGCTGTTTCTGGTGTACAGAAGCGATGTATAATTCGCTGGATGGCGTTATTTCTGCCATTTCGGGGTATGAAGGCGGTCCCAAACCTAATCCGACCTATAAAGAAGTCTGCACCGGAACAACTGGTCACGCTGAATGCGTTGAGGTTACGTTCGATCCATCGAAAATCACCTATCAGGAGTTGCTGGAAGCGTTCTTCCGCAGTCATGATCCAACCACACTGAACCGTCAGGGCGCCGATGTTGGAACGCAGTATCGCTCGGTAATTTTCTACCATAACGATGTGCAGAAACAATTGGCCGAAACGGCTAAAGCCGAGTTGAACAAAGCCGAGGCTTACGCTAATCCGATCGTAACGGAAATTAGCCCAGCCAGCACGTTTTATGAAGCTGAAGCGTATCATCAAAACTACTTCGTCAAAAACCCGGATCAGGGTTATTGTGCGTTTGTGATCGCTCCTAAACTCGATAAGTTCAAAAAAGTGTTTAAGGAGAAATTGAAAGCACAAAATACACTCGTATAAACGAATAGTAAACTTTAAAACGTCCATAGAGATGATCTGTGGACGTTTTTTCTTTTGTTCACCAAAATAGATCACTGATTCATTTTGTTCTAATTTTTGCCCCCGATCCGATCTACATCCTCCGATGTACAGATTAGGCAACCTACAGGAACGGAAGCCCTCTGCAGGATAGGCACCAGTACCAGTAGTAGTGATTATTAAATTGTGCTTATCTGGACTTCTATCCATTTATTCGGCATAATTGAGTACTTTCAAATCGATGCAATGCTCAAATTACGCCGGATGTCGGCTTGTTCTTTCGGACTCATGGTAATGACAAGTTAAAGAATCGAATCGATTACATGTCAACCGAAGTCCTGATTTCCACAAGGTATTGGTTGAACAGAAACGATTCCACAGAGTGGCTTTTCCAGAGTTGTTCTATTGGTCACTCATCGGGATCATTGGCTCCAAAATAGTATAAGAGAGTAGCTCATCAGTCTAAGCTTACAGCCACACGATGATCATTAATAGCATCCAGGCAGCAAGTGTCATCACGTTCGTCTATAATTGGCGGATGAAACCCAAACCAGATAGGGCTTACCGACCTCGAGTAATGTCTTTATTGAGATTAGATTGTAAGAATTGACAGGATACTACACTTTATTGGCTAGCGATGAAACACCTTCTCTATATCTTCCTGTTGCTTCCCATACGGAGCCTGGGCCAGCCCAAATACATCTCTCTGGTTCGTTTCGATACCTTGATTTGTCAATACACCATCTCTATTCAGATCTCCCTCACATTCTTCCTATCCGTGATGGTAGGAACGATAGGGAGACTTCTTTACCAATAAGTTCCTTAGCTACTAAGGAGATATGGATTTATGCATTGACTTATTAAATCGCGCCAGTTCAGTACTGGCTGCTGGAGCCGCAACCCTATTACATAATAATTAAAAAAAGTGACTCCGTGCTTTTCAAGTACTCTAAATAGGTGAAATAAGGCCTTCATTCATGAAATGGATGGCTAAAACTGGCAGGGACAAGAGTAGCCAGTTGCAACGAATCACCTATCGAGTTACACTATGAAAAGTTGGTATACGCCAATAAACGGAGTCCGAAACGAATACGGCACCCGTCAGATTGGCATCAGGCAGGACTTCATCGGCAAACAGCTCTTTTCGATCAAGATATTTGAGCAAATCCCCGGCCGTGAGCTCGATTCAAAAGAAGGCTATAACAAAGTGCTTATCAAGGCTGTTCTTATGCCCTTTACTTATGTGTTGATGCTCTCCGAAGAGTTTCAACGGCAGACACCTGCTGAATTGATCTGGACATATGTGGCCCAGAAAGTGGTTCACGAAATACGATACGCAGGGTTAGGTGAGCACTTGATCTCTAGTTCATAGAAAATCCAATACCTTACTATGGTCCCCCACAACAGGCACATTAGAGATCCTGCACTC comes from Spirosoma aureum and encodes:
- a CDS encoding RNA polymerase sigma factor produces the protein MLQVKAGNLDKMGLLFERYHRPLFGFLFHMTGQTESSEDMVQTVFYRMLKYRHTFTGEGEFRSWMYHLARNVLADQAKQNKRVANHANVNEMAERIGGGIDADEQLQQEQDRDMLHKALARLNEDHREVLILSRFQELKYEEIARVLNITEGAVKVRVYRAMNELKRIYLTIETGRKAHEL
- a CDS encoding HEAT repeat domain-containing protein; translated protein: MNCKNANEQFTEWLSNQLPEAERLELEAHMIGCPDCQQEADSMQQLWQQMGTLPVPEPSERMRVQFNRMLDTYKDTIKAEQPTWLERFIEQLRTLLTPQGALRLAYSLALIGIGIGAGYWFQDKPTVASQQQIDSLSLQVQEMRQMMLLSLIENPSASERLRAVSYTDEINQADERVVEALLTTLNNDPNVNVRLVTLEALAKLADDSKVRQGLVQSLTQQDSPLVQVALADVMVKLQEKKSIKPLRQMLRQEHLNDLVKTKIQESIKALS
- a CDS encoding DUF4097 family beta strand repeat-containing protein, with protein sequence MKLFLIPCLAGLVLACAQSPVSAQEFKEHVTKEFAAPNGGTLVIYNINGFIKVEGYSGDKVVLDIDKTIKAKDKDVLETGKKEFKLEFEQKGDSIIAYIAEPFDSRPNRNWRDRDHDRRIHYDFTLDFTIKIPYKMNLHASTINRGNVDVKDVGGSLKANNVNGAIGIVNAKGATDVHTINGDVVINYLASPPDKSSYYTLNGNIRVSYPANLSADLQFKSFQGEFYTDFPDAEILPVQVTKNQERRGETTVYKLNKNTAIRIGSGGKTFRFETFNGNIYIKKQS
- a CDS encoding DUF4097 family beta strand repeat-containing protein translates to MTTIKFLINSLLLLFMFWASPLAAQSDVKEQIVVPLSDPAKPAFLNVGLVNGSIRVVGGTGKDIVIDAVAASRRSDRERDREREERADANSNGMKRISSGAGMEVSAEEKDNHVKVSSDSWKRSVDLTIKVPQRCSLKLNTVNNGEITVENVTGTLEVTNVNGAIQLTNISGSAVANTVNGNLTAAFKTLDSDTPMAFSTLNGNVDVTFPANAKASVKLKSDRGDIFSDFDIDVDKSQPKGTRSEKNGMYRVTVEDWVKGKINGGGPEMMMKNMHGNIYIRKAK
- a CDS encoding AraC family transcriptional regulator encodes the protein MRPQLLKVPLSSECSFSIRQDVVPYFYNRWHYHPEIELVHLEKGRGTQFVGDNIQNFQEGDVLLIGSNLPHYWRCDPVYFDNQVGLVAQATVVHFRDNFWGDTFLQLPENRLIAQFLEKSRQGIRLHGQTKEETKRLLARMLAEKCPTQIGTTRIISLIQVLSMLAQSTEIELLSTVDYPNHFDDADTDRINQIYAYSIAHFRRKISLDEIAKVANMSPNSFCRYFKSRSRKSYSHFLLELRVQHACKLLIEGRLSIAQVCYESGFNQFSGFNKYFKLITGKSPMHYQKAFGEAG
- a CDS encoding GH116 family glycosyl-hydrolase, which codes for MKKLVLLILLMSELNGLAQTNVWKPQTWPVLKRYDQQHLTRIALPLGGIGTGTVSLGGRGQLQDWEIMNRPAKGYSTVLTGNTAPFFAIHLLEEKKTRALLGPLEAHEYQHMEGRPVDHHGLPRFAKASFETAYPFGQVSLSDPAMPVSVQIKGFNPLIPADANASGLPIAVLTYQVTNTGNQPLTVSVCGSMHNFIGRDGSKTNKSWKGELEPQGAQKNRNQFRQGNGFQGIYLYSDGVDKADPAWGTVALTTAEPRGVSYRTSSVSNAWENALLDFWDDFSDDGRLTEKTASADEDPMASLAVQKKIEPNKTETFTFFLTWHFPNRFAWSRERVGNFYTTQYADAWAVADKTIQFIPALEQKTIAFVQALLQSDYPAEVKEAALFNLSTLRSQTVFRTDDGRLFGWEGVMDDIGSCHGSCTHVWNYEQATAFLFGDLARTMRDVEFNYALDTTGLMSFRVGLPLKPGFGGGVAAADGQMGTIMKFYRDWQLSGDMNFLTRNWPNVKRTLAFAWVPGGWDADKDGVMEGAQHNTMDVEYFGPNPQMQFWYLGALKAASKMAEAMKDIAFAKTCDQIFRIGSAWTDANLFNGDYYEQQVIPPAGQLIAKGTFSGFNKIQQEDPAYQLAKGCLVDQLVGQFMAHVCDLGYLVKPEHVQATLQSILKYNYRSSMTDHFNNMRSYALGDEAALLMASWPKGRPKVPFPYFAEVMTGFEYTAAIGMLYENQTESGLRCIRNIRNRFDGSKRNPFDEAECGHHYARAMVSWASTLALSGFHYSGISQMMSFTDQEGTYFWSNGYAWGTCAKKKAGNQVQVTLHVMHGALPLKMLQVGKKSVNARSLKEGELFTATVN
- a CDS encoding PPK2 family polyphosphate kinase; protein product: MKDLDTDRFRYDGDKPFKIKKAPTKVDDLYEDDVHYQALLRQQAEEIDKWQERMYIHNHYGLIVVFQALDAAGKDGTIQHVFTGTNPVGVHISSFKRPTDQELDHDFLWRSWRDLPERGTIGIFNRSYYEEVLVTKVHPEILTQSQRLPEKATADIDKLFKQRFEAIRDMEKYLYRNGFPTVKFYLHISKKEQADRLIARIQDPEKNWKFEEGDVKERDFWDDYQDAYETCINETATDNSPWYVIPADDKKNMRLIVGSILIDELKKLPIADPAPDEARFKELQKLIPVIQKQNN
- the msrA gene encoding peptide-methionine (S)-S-oxide reductase MsrA — translated: MTTNQSKNLEKATFGTGCFWCTEAMYNSLDGVISAISGYEGGPKPNPTYKEVCTGTTGHAECVEVTFDPSKITYQELLEAFFRSHDPTTLNRQGADVGTQYRSVIFYHNDVQKQLAETAKAELNKAEAYANPIVTEISPASTFYEAEAYHQNYFVKNPDQGYCAFVIAPKLDKFKKVFKEKLKAQNTLV